One genomic region from Nitrospirota bacterium encodes:
- a CDS encoding HNH endonuclease has translation MEHTLLLNATYEPLKVINWKRAITLLFQGKVEVLEVHNRAVHGISISLQLPSVLRLLKLVRAKNVHKVKFSRSNIFARDNYKCQYCGERFDVKELTFDHVHPVAKGGKKSWDNIVTACWRCNNKKSGRTPQESGMRLIKHPAEPKWLPHITITIGLRDTPENWRDYLYWNVELDKEDTS, from the coding sequence ATGGAGCATACACTTCTTCTTAATGCCACGTATGAACCTCTGAAGGTGATAAACTGGAAGAGGGCAATAACTCTACTCTTTCAGGGTAAGGTTGAGGTACTTGAGGTTCACAACCGTGCGGTACACGGCATCTCAATCTCACTTCAACTGCCATCTGTCCTAAGACTTTTAAAACTTGTCCGGGCAAAGAATGTTCATAAGGTAAAGTTCTCACGTTCCAATATATTTGCACGGGACAACTATAAATGTCAGTATTGCGGGGAAAGGTTTGATGTTAAGGAATTAACATTTGATCATGTACATCCTGTTGCCAAGGGTGGGAAAAAAAGCTGGGATAATATTGTAACAGCCTGTTGGAGATGTAACAATAAAAAGAGCGGCCGGACACCGCAGGAAAGCGGGATGAGGTTAATCAAACATCCTGCTGAACCAAAATGGCTTCCTCATATAACCATAACAATAGGCTTGAGAGATACGCCTGAAAACTGGCGGGACTATCTGTACTGGAATGTGGAACTGGATAAGGAAGATACGTCCTGA